The sequence GCATCTGTATCTCTCTGACAACCTCCTCCGCACACTGCCCAGAAACATGCTGGAGAACATGCCTCAGCTGGAGAACCTCTTCTTATACAGCAACCCGTGGAGCTGTGACTGCCGGATGAGCTGGTTACAGGATTGGAGTGCACGAAATTCAGGTAAATCATCTGTTTCCGAGTGCTTCAGATGTTCACATTATTATCAAATACAGCAGTATAAACAAGACAGGAATTTCCTGAAGGAAATCTCAGTGTTTGTGCAGCAACAGAAGAATAATTTTAGAGTTTAAGGTCAGTTCAGGTTGCAGTCTAAAATGCTGCCAATAACAATACAGTATGATcagaattgtttgtttttaatattataaagtccTCATCACTGTCGAATGCTAAACATTCTATGAATGTAAGTCAAAGGAAGATTTTTTAACTTTAACCTTCTTCTAAAAAGAAAGTGCtctaaaaatctaaaataatgAAGTATGTAAAATGAAGTACAAATTCCATCTTCTAAAGTCTGAATTTGTTTCCTTTTCCAAGGGGTGATGAAATGCAAGAAGGACAGAACATTTGCCGGCGGTCAGCTCTGTCCACTGTGCGCGTTTCCTAAACACCTTAAAGGAAAAGAAGTCTCGGATCTCAAAGAGTTTATATGCTCTGGACCAGCTATCAGCTCTCCAGGAAAGAACATCTCACATGAGGACAGCATCAGTGAACTTCTGCCCATCGACAGGATCAAACCACCTTTTGGAAATGTCTCCTTTGGTTTATCCGACGAGCATGGGACTAAAGTGGACTTGATCTGCCAAATACTTGAACCAAGACAGTCCACTAAAATCAGCTGGAATTACGCTAAATCTCTGCAGATCGCTGCCAACGTGACACTCTTCTTTGACGTGGAGTGTCCTGTGGACAGAGACAGCTATGAAAGTTTTTGGAGGCTTCTTGCTTACTACAGTGAAGTTCCCATGCATCTGCAAAGAGAAATCATGCTGAGCAGAGAGCCAGAGCTGAGCTACAGATACAGACAGAACATTGAAAAGGATTCCTTCTTTTACACTGGTGTCCGAGCTAATGTTTTAGCCCATCCACCTTGGCTCATGCAGTCCTTCATGAACATCAAGTTAAACAGGCCTTATTCCTCATCCAAAAGCGCGAGACTCATTCTTAACACTTATTTGACAACCACCTCAGACAAGGAGCTCGTCAGACCTTGGGTCACGATTGAACATGACAATAAAACCCAGACGAGCTTCAGTTCTGTTGTCGGTGGAGTGATTGAAATGGACTGCCATGTGCAAAGCTCTGGAAACGCAGTCGTTCAGTGGATGATGCCCGATGGGTTGAAGATTAAAGCTGCGTCCAGCTCATCCGACAACAGAGTGACCGTCTCTAGAAGCGGCAAGCTTCACGTTAAATCTGTCGAGCACAGAGACTCTGGAGTTTATTACTGCATTGCTGAGGTCGCAGGAGATATCGATGTTCTGCCTTACCGTTTATCAGTTATGGAGTCTTCAACACCTCTTCCAGGTCAGCAAGTTGGGAAAGCTTTGACCAAGTTTGTTGGCGAGCCTGCTTCTTTGACCTGTCTTAACACGGCAACACCAGATGCTGTGGTGAATTGGATATTTCCAGATGGCAGTGTACTGAATGCCAAAGCAAACACATCCAGGGCTTTAGTCTTTTCCAACGGGACTTTGTTCCTTCCTTATAGTCAGCTTGACAGCAACGGATATTACAAATGTGTTGCCATGAACCAGCATGGTGTGGATGTACTGGCTACTAAACTAACTGTCATGAGACGGATAGGAATCCAGCCACTTCGACAGTACCCCATTAGACCGCAGTTTGCTGCGGGAGTGTCCACTAAGGTAAAAGCCTTTTTGGAGGATTTGGAAGATGCTTCTGGAGATGGTTCTGAAACTCAAGAAAGAATTGTACCAAACAGAAGCTTTATTAATCGAAGGAGGGGTCAGAATGCAAGAACACAAGGCAGCATCCGCCGTAGACGGCCCTTTAGAAAGGGCATGCATGGAGAACAAAACAGAACTGCCTTCACAAATCCAAGAACTATTAATACAAAGCACAAAATAGACCCTCGGAAATGGGCAGATCTTTTGGCAAAAATCCGTGAGAAAACATCTCCAAAAAACTCATCGATTCACATTGGCACTCCAAGGAAAAGTCTACAGATGGTGAATGAAGATCATCAAGGATCAATTGACAACAATGAGAGTTCTTCTGGTGACTCCGGTCCACGGGAGGAATCAAACACTTTCAGCACTCCACACCAAACGGATGTTTACCACACGCATGCAAATACACCTTATATTGAGggacaaaataataacatctACCAAACGGCAGCTCCAGAATTACACACTAGTTCAGACGAAGTGGCTTACATCTCAAATCCCACATCTGGACCTCATTATGTTATGACAGAGGTGAATGTTTCCGAAGGAGGGCATGTGAGCACCATAAGTGCCATAAATAACCAAGTATACTCCGGGTCTGTCATCAAACCGAAGTCTGAGACAGAAAATGAAGTTAATTTATCCGGAAAGACTGGGGTGCAGACACAGATTGGAGGTTTTGATTCTGGACAGCTTGAAAGCACTTCATTTTCTACCACATCAACCAGCAGCATTAGCCCACGTGCTCCACCGAGTTCAACACAATCGATGGCAAAAGATCACTGGAGCTCAAGGCGAAGATTTGGAGGCAGACGACGAATAAAATTCAGAAGGCCATTCTCAAACCTTTCTTCAAGAAGAACATCTACAGCTGCAACTGCAACCATGAATGCAGACCGCACACAATCAGCTGAAAACACAATGATCCATCTAGCTACTGCTAACATTTACTCCACATCTCCAGCTGAAAGCACGTCAGTCAGTCCAACTATCCCAGTAACTGCCCGTATGTCTGAATATCCGACTACTACCCATATGTACCTCACAACCCTAACTGAAGGCATGCCATCTACTTATCACATTTATCCAACAGTGCAGTGGGAATTAACAAATGCCATTAACGAGGAAGATACCGTCTCCCTCCCTGTTGAGAAAACTGGTTCAGAAATACACCAAGTGAAGGCAAGTAATTTCCTCCAAATTCAGGAGATGACAAGCTCTAGATCTCACCCCATGAGCACAACATCAGCAACAGTGGTTTCAGGGTTTGAAAATGAAGACATTACTTCTTTAGAGGAGGAAGAGGGTGAAAGCATTACGTCTGCAGAGGAGATTGACGAGTACATGGTTCCCATGAGTGAAACTCCAACATCTCGACTTGGCGCTGAAACTGCCCCACTGACAACTGCTCGGCAGGAGTTCACAAGCATGCTTTCAACAGCGTTACCAAAAGCCAACAAAGAGATGGATCCAACAGAGATTGGCTTTACATTGGATGCAGATGTCTTGAACTTACCTGAATCACACTTTAGAGATACATTGGAAGCAACTAGTACTAGAGAAAATGTTACTTCCATAGAAGAATCTATAGTCACCTCCATGCCACACGACTACCCACTTTCACAACCAAATCAAAACATTATAGAAGAAGAGTCAGTTTACAACAAGGTATCTTTTTCCTCAACAACAGAATCCATGATATCGGTTGGGACACAAACCGAGTCTTTAGctacaaattcacaaatgcCTACTCATACTACTCACAATGAAACCAATGTGATTAACTTCTTACAACCAAACTTGATTTCTAAAGTTGACCAAAGGGAAAGGTTAGTCCACGAACTCGATCATCCTTTGATTGATTCTACAACATCACTGAATACTTCACCCACAATCACATTACCAGCAACCACAGTCATGATTCCCATTACAACCCAACTCATTAGAATAATGACACCATTTACTACAGTGTCGACAACAGCCGCATTATATTCTACTACTACTACCACTACTAGTACTACACCTACACCTGCTCTAAAGTTAATACCCAGATATCCCTTACCAGACAACAGAATTCCATTTTACTCAAAAAATCCTGGAACAAACTACATTGATTCCAGGCACAGGGGAAGAATTCCCAGCCCTAATCACAGGTATCCGTACTATCATAACAGAAACCCGTCTGTCAATATGAGACCCAATATTCTCAGAATACTTTCCATGACCACTTCATCTGTTGATTTAAACTCTGTCAACATCATCAAATCAACTAAAGCACCTAAGACATGGACAACAACTGCTAGATCAGCTGACTCAGGTCCCACAACTACATCAAGCAAGACACAGCCAAACAACCAAATCCAGATCCATCAATCAATGAACAGACAGTCGGGTGCAGTTCTTTCATCTCAAGGATCGCAAACTCCTCCTGTCCTGCAAATGAGACCCAGAATCACTGCTGCCAAACTCCACACAGTGACTGTGAATGCTGGGACAGATGTGAAGCTACCATGTGATTCTGTGGGGGAGCCGAAGCCCTTCCTGACCTGGACCAAAGTCTCCACAGGTAACTCACATATGACATGATGACAGGACAAGTACTTAAAGTTTCAACATATTCAGAAAATTGAAtataattttaatgcattaaccgAACGTGATCGTGATACTTCAAGTTTATTGTTTTACATTTGGGTCATTCTGTGTCAACTCAACCAGAGGTCCCTagctcaaatttttgattttattaatatgttttctatagaaagacaaacataaatagtgatgaaagccaaaatattaaatctcacagatgtatatttagTGAGTAATCAactattttgtagagggggtcaaaatgatcattttcacctgagatttgtaGCCAAATTAGAGGggtgtaaaaatgattttagagacatggcagcatcattattttattttcacatggagattggtaggtctattagtaaaatctgttgactttatcaatctttgtttcattatatgccaacagtgacagttcaaaattgtcaaaaagcacttttttttttttttttgcctcatgtttgcatgcctgtaactcaaaaagtattaaagatattttaatatccttttagattctggttcttaacaaactttttttctggTGTCTTCATTTCAAAGGTCCTCGATGGTTCAttcccagagatatggagatcataatgtggctccatgagtaaattggtaaattatacacattttcagtggtcaaaaaccaaatgtgggtcactttacagtacatacagctgatactttttttcttttaagaggtatatctgaagaacaaataatgttgaaactagaaatgtatctcattttgtttgattgaaaatgggtaaaattcaacaatttggACATGGAGTCACATTGGGGTCCCAATATTTATGGGACTGAACTACATAGGGCATTGGAAATTAAGATTTCAAAAGTaaagtttattaagaatgaaaatctagaaggatattaagatatcttgaatacttttagagttacaggcatgcaaactttggaaaaTATTTATGGCACTCAGACAGGTATGTTCTATGCAACTGAGTTAatagaaaaacacaagatacatttctagtttcaacattatttgttatattcctctttaaaagaaaaaaagtaccaTCTGTATGCAAActgacccacatttggtttttgatgactgaaaatgtttacaatttactaatttactcatggagccacattaagatctccatatctctgggattgaaccatcgagagcctttaaaatgaaggtaccaaaaggaaagtttgttaagaaccagaatctaaaagggtattaagatatctttaatacttcttgagttacaggcatgcaaacttgaggcaaaaaacacaagaagtgccATTATGCCATTTTTGAACGGTTACCGTTGGCATATAATAAAACAAAGGAgactaaagtcaacagattttactaacaGATCTACCagtctctgtgtaaaaataaaattatgatgctgccatctttctaaagtaatttttacacCCCTGTAATTTGGCTCCAAAACTTTTGACCCGCTCTACAAATtagtggattactcagtaaatatacatctgtgagatttaatatttttgctttcatcactatttatgtttgtctttctagtgaaaaaaatattaacaaaatcaaaaatttaagCTAGGGAAGTTTCTGAAATTTGGTTGATGTGAAATGGAATGACcctaaatatgaatatatatataaaatataaatatgtgtgtgtatgtgtgcacatatagaaaaattatattataacattttattgatatgttttattttagaatTTGATATAATTCATTGTCttctgtttctctttctctgtatATATGTGTCAGAATGAATAAAAGCAGCTGTTCACAGGTTTAAATGAATTAATCTCCTTCCCCACATTTTATTTTCCACAGGAGCCATCATGTCGACCAATACCAGAATCCAGCGGTTTGAAGTCCAATCCAACGGCACTTTTGTCATCCACAACGTCCAACTTCAGGACCGCGGGCAGTATCTGTGCAGCGCTCGCAATCTACACGGCATTGATAAGATGATGGTGACCCTAGTAGTGTTGGCCCACGCGCCCAGAATGATGCTTCCACGTCATCAAGATGTGACAGTGTTTCTAGGAGACATTGCACTCTTGGAATGCCAAGCGCAGGGTCTTCCAATCCCAAATATTAGCTGGGTACTTCCTGATCGCTCGATGGTGCGCACCGTTAGTGACAGCGAACAGAAGGTCATGCTCTTCACCAATGGGACGCTTCAAGTCAAGCACACCAATTACCTGGACAAGGGCGTTTACAAATGCATAGCGAGCAATGCTGCTGGAGCTGACATGCTCTCCGTGAGGCTCCAAATTGCAGCGTTGCCTCCCACCATCCAAGAGCAGCGCTGGGAGAACCACACCGTCTCTGACGGCCAGTCAGCATTCATCCACTGCACCGCAAAAGGCTCGCCCAGTCCAGCCATCCGATGGGTCACGTTTACCGGCACACAGCTTCGCCCCTCGCAGTTTGTCAATAGCAACTTGTTTGTTTTCCCCAACGGGACACTGTTTATTCGCAGTCCTACAGAGAAGGATTCTGGGAATTATGAATGTGTGGCTGTGAATTCTGTGGGTGTGGCTAAAAGGAGTGTAAATCTGCAGGTGAGGAGGAACTCGACCACCGCCAGGATCCTGTCCACTTCTGCACACAACACTGTTGTCCGCTACGGAGGTCAGCTGAGTCTCAACTGTTCGGCCACTGGAAGCCCCAATCCTAGGATCATCTGGAGGACACCATCTAAAAAACTGGTTGATGCATATTACAGGTACAGGAATGTGCATATGTTTTCATTTTGGATTTGTCCTCTGGTTAATTACAGGGGTCATTTAATGAAGAATCAAGTTTTTGTTGTTCAGCAATGCCTATCGAATGTTTGGAAACTTGGATTAGACCGTTTAGGATACTTGTATTTCAAGATCCATGATCATGTTGGTCTAATTTGAAGAGTTTGAGGGGCACATTTCAGTGCTGAATGTCTGGTGAATCTGTCACAATCAAATGCAGACTTTGCAAAGATGCAATGTGAATGATGGAAAAGCTGGATaaacataaataacaaaataaaagtaattgAGAATTGAACTCTATTAACCATCAATACTACTCCTCACATATGGATTTTACTGCCTCTTTGAAATTCGTTTAATTATATCCATATACACTGTTGGTTACAAAACATTATTAACAAAATAGCAAAACAGCATGAAGTATAATTAATTACAGAGGACAGGcaataaagcaaaaaataaatggatACAGAGGGAAGACAAAAGCAACAAAGCAACTGCAAAGtggcaaaaataaaacaacattagTTCTGATCGTCGATAATTGAAACCATTGGCACCCAATGGTCTCTATGATCTGAGATCAGACCAGGCAGTCTTGATCTCATTAGGATTCTTATGTACATTTTTGGTCCTGGCACAGATTTTTTATTACGTTTGGATAAAACGTAATATAGCACTACTAAAAAATAAACCATTTTGCGTATGTGCCACTGTAGAAATACAACTAGGCATTGTTTATTTGTAATTGTGGGTAGTCGTTTGCTTAAATTTGGGATTCTGACACTAATTTTTTATTAGTAATTTGTTTCAGTGCTCATTTTCACTGGAATGAAGTTTTGAGCTTTATCTTCCATCCATTTTCAACCGCTTATCCTTGAAGTTGACAAAGTTGACTTGACGTTAAAAAAGCTAACCCTCTTATAAATAATTTCAGAATGAGtaatttttgcagttttgtttcaataaatgttcatttttccATTGAAACTATGATTTCTGAAACTGAAAGTAtgatttctgactttttttcctcaaaacatCAATGAAAATTTGATTCCTCCAATTACATGAGCCCTTTAATAAATCATACTAGTCTACTACTATCAGAATGTAACCGTTCTCTTTATCTCTCATTTCAGCTTTGATCGCAGAATGAAAGTGTTCGTCAACGGCACCCTCACCATCGCATCAGTGACCGAGAAGGATGAGGGCGACTATCTCTGTGTGGCCAGAAACAAAATGGGTGACGACTACGTTCTCCTTAAAGTCAACGTGATGATGAAAGCTGCTAAAATCGACCACAAGTCACTGAGCGATCGCAAGGTGTCGTATGGAGGAGAGCTGAAAGTGGACTGCGTCGCTTCCGGTTTTCCCAATCCCGAGATCACGTGGAGTCTTCCAGATGGTACAATGGTGAACAGCATCCTACAGTCCGATGATAACTGGGTCCGCACCAAGAGATATGTGATGTTCGACAATGGCACATTGTATTTAAATGAAGTGGGAATGAAAGAGGAAGGCGACTACACGTGCTATGCCGAGAATCGGATTGGGAAAGATGAAATGAAGGTTCATATCAAGGTCTTGGCGGATGCGCCGATCATCCGAAACAATGCTTACAGTGTCATCAAAGTTCCTTACGGGGAAACCGCCATCCTCAACTGCAGCGCCAAAGGAGAACCGACTCCCACCATCACATGGTCGTCTCCGACTCAACGCGTCATAGTGCCAGTATCCGACAAGTACCAGGTCACCAACGATGGCACCTTGCACATTCAGAAGATCCAGAGGTTCCACACTGGAAATTATACTTGCTCAGCCAGGAATGTTATGGGAATGGACAAAAAAGTCGTTTATGTTGAAGTCCTTATGTCATCGCCGGTCATCAACGGATTTGAGAGTCCCGGGATCATCCATAAAACTGTTGTGAAAGATCAGCGTGTGCTTTTAGACTGCAAAGCAAGTGGAAACCCACTTCCAAGGATCATGTGGGTGTTTCCCAACAACATTGTTCTTCCTGCTCCACACTATGGCTCTCGGATCACGGTCCACCTCAACGGAACGCTGGACATCCATTCAACGCGGATAAGCGATTCTGTTACCCTGCTTTGCATTGCACGCAATGAAGCTGGAGAAACCAAACTTCAGGTTCAACTTGAGGTGACTGAGGATGTTGAAAAGCCACGGTTGAGAAGTCCGCCTACAGAGTCAGTCCTGCTTACCAATGGGATATCAGTGAGTCTAAACTGTTCCGTAGAGGGAAGACCAACTCCGGAGATCACCTGGATTCTCCCCAATGGGACTTCTCTTCTCAGTGGAACCAGCATTTTCCGTTTCAATCACCGGTTTGATGGAACGCTGGTCATTAGAGAGCCTACGGTTTCCGAGGTGGGCCAATATCGCTGCGTTGGGCGCAACAGCGCCGGATATGTCGAGCGGACCGTGACGTTGGAGCCCAACAGAAAGCCAGATATCGTCAACCAATACAGCTCCCTCGTCAGCATCATAAATGGTGAGAATCTGCAGCTCAATTGTTTGTCCGCTGGTCATCCGTTTCCCAAACTCACGTGGACCTTGCCGAACGGAGTCGTCCTAACCAGGCCGCAGGCGACAGGACGTTACGCTGTTCTGAATAACGGCACTCTGACTGTCCAGAGGACATCTGTGTACGACAGGGGAATGTACGTCTGCCAGACCGTCAATGAACACGGATCTTCCAGTTTGTCGGTTTCGGTGATAGTTATCGCGTATCCTCCGCGCATAACCAGTGGACCCGCGCCGGTGACCTACGCCCGGCCGGGTGTGGCAGTTCAGTTAAACTGCATACCTCTTGCCACACCTAAAGCCGAGGTGGTTTGGGAAATGCCCGACGGCCTTCAGCTGAAGGTTGGCGTCCAGCCGCGTCTTTACGGAAACAAGTATCTCCATCCGCAGGGTTCACTGGTCATTCAGAACCCTTCCAGCAGAGACAATGGCGTCTATAAGTGCACCGCCAAAAACGTGGTGGGTAGCGACAGCCGTTCAACTTATGTTTATGTGTTTTGATACGAACTGACTAACTTTACAGACATGCCCGAAGAACTGCGTTAGACAATGTAGTGttgtttttacaaaaacagtggTCTTTTGGAAACACAGTATGTGTTTTGAACACTTTCTTCTGACCGTCTTGtaaatatgaaaacatgatattttaatCCACTTCAAATGAAGCAAATCGGAGAGAGAAACAAGTTGGTTACATTAATGGATATTTTCTTgggaattaaagggatagttcacccaaaaattttaattctgtcattatttactcaccctcatgttgttccaaagtgatgacagaattttcatttttggatgaaactatccctttaaattgatACTCAATCAGAATTTGCACACATTGAATTCTCTGCAAATTTCATTAATTTCTACACAtgcttgtttgtttatttaatgttttggaTTTTAATTGTGCTTTCATTCATCAATAAGGGCACAGAAGCATCAGCACCATTTGACACATtgtaactttacaataaggtcccattagttaatgttaattaatgcattaattaacattgaCCAACATTGGTGAATCTTGGAGATTTTCACTcccatttagcagatgcttttatccaaagcattAGTGACGGAAATTACTGATGTGGGACAAATgcaacagcaaatcagcattcagtcattttttctttcaaacAGTAAGAATTCTTACTAATAAtatttactataatatataatggCTGTGTCTCAAAACCAGTGAACTCCTACTAACTACAGGGGCATAGATTGCTActttgcaaatatatatatatatatatatatatatatatatatatatatatatatatatatatatatatatatatatataaagatatcTTAGTATCTTTGTCttattttccagcacaaatatctcaacattcttaaatcaagatgcatttactggagaagcaaaatgactgaagatattaagtctGGTATGCTGAAAAAAGatcatcaaaatgtattgaacttatgttgaaaacaaaaacaaatatctgccagtgaggtcagaaaaataaatataatacaaaggAAAAACAAGATTCTTTTTCagcaccctagaaaccaccctgTGTACCCAAGctaccacatagcaacaccctaacaaccacagAGAGTAtcctagaaaccacatagcaacaccctaacaaccacccagagtatcctagaaaccacatagcaacaccctaaaaGCCACCCAGAGTATtctagaaaccacatagcaacaccctaacaacgaCAGAGAGtatcttagcaaccacatagcaacaccctaacaaccacccagagtatcctagaaaccacatagcaacaccctaacaaccacccagcgTATTCTAGAAACCACaaagcaacaccctaacaaccacccagagtattctagaaaccacatagcaacaccctaacaaccacagAGAGTAtcctagaaaccacatagcaacaccctaacaaccacccagagtatcctagaaaccacatagcaacaccctaacaaccacgcAGAGTAtcctagaaaccacatagcaacaccctaacaaccacagAGAGTATtctagaaaccacatagcaacaccctaacaaccacccagagtatcctagaaaccgcatagcaacatcctAACAACCACACAGAGTAtcctagaaaccacatagcaacaccctaacaaccacccagagtatcctagaaaccgcatagcaacaccctaacaaccacagAGAGTATtctagaaaccacatagcaacaccctaacaaccacccagagtatcctagaaaccgcatagcaacatcctAACAACCACACAGAGTAtcctagaaaccacatagcaacaccctaacaaccacccagagtatcctagaaaccgcatagcaacatcctAACAACCACACAGAGTAtcctagaaaccacatagcaacaccctaacaactacCCAGAGTATCATagaaaccgcatagcaacaccttaacaaccacgCAGAGTAtcctagaaaccacatagcaacaccttaacaaccacaCAGAGTAtcctagaaaccacatagcaacaccctaacaaccacccagagtatcctagaaaccgcatagcaacatcctAACAACCACACAGAGTAtcctagaaaccacatagcaacaccctaacaaccacccagagtatcctagaaaccacatatcaacaccctaacaaccacccagagtatcctagaaactgcatagcaacatcctaACAACCACACAGAGTAtcctagaaaccacatagcaacaccctaacaaccacccagagtatcctagaaaccacatagcaacaccctaacaaccacccagagtatcctagaaaccgcatagcaacatcctaacaaccacccagagtatcctagaaaccacatagcaacaccctaacaaccacccagaatatcctagaaaccgcatagcaacaccttaacaaccacgCAGAGTAtcctagaaaccacatagcaacaccttaacaaccacaCAGAGTAtcctagaaaccacatagcaacaccctaacaaccacccagagtatcctagaaaccgcatagcaacatcctAACAACCACACAGAGTAtcctagaaaccacatagcaacaccctaacaaccacccagagtatcctagaaaccacatagcaacaccctaacaaccacccagagtatcctagaaaccgcatagcaacatcctAACAACCACACAGAGTAtcctagaaaccacatagcaacaccctaacaaccacccagagtatcctagaaaccacatagcaacaccctaacaaccacccagagtatcctagaaaccgcatagcaacatcctAACAACCACACAGAGTAtcct is a genomic window of Chanodichthys erythropterus isolate Z2021 chromosome 14, ASM2448905v1, whole genome shotgun sequence containing:
- the mxra5b gene encoding matrix-remodeling-associated protein 5, which gives rise to MGSSCVGLMLMLLISFPGSSGACPRQCACSVPAEVHCTFRALLAVPAGISKQVQRINFGFNTINHITDVSFSGLRKLELLMMHSNNVQKIQDGAFQDLVSLQVLKMSYNKLRVITGHTFSGLTGLIRLHLDHNRIEFIHPDAFSGMTSLRLLHLEANHLQKLHPATFSTFSLLQRFPMSSLKHLYLSDNLLRTLPRNMLENMPQLENLFLYSNPWSCDCRMSWLQDWSARNSGVMKCKKDRTFAGGQLCPLCAFPKHLKGKEVSDLKEFICSGPAISSPGKNISHEDSISELLPIDRIKPPFGNVSFGLSDEHGTKVDLICQILEPRQSTKISWNYAKSLQIAANVTLFFDVECPVDRDSYESFWRLLAYYSEVPMHLQREIMLSREPELSYRYRQNIEKDSFFYTGVRANVLAHPPWLMQSFMNIKLNRPYSSSKSARLILNTYLTTTSDKELVRPWVTIEHDNKTQTSFSSVVGGVIEMDCHVQSSGNAVVQWMMPDGLKIKAASSSSDNRVTVSRSGKLHVKSVEHRDSGVYYCIAEVAGDIDVLPYRLSVMESSTPLPGQQVGKALTKFVGEPASLTCLNTATPDAVVNWIFPDGSVLNAKANTSRALVFSNGTLFLPYSQLDSNGYYKCVAMNQHGVDVLATKLTVMRRIGIQPLRQYPIRPQFAAGVSTKVKAFLEDLEDASGDGSETQERIVPNRSFINRRRGQNARTQGSIRRRRPFRKGMHGEQNRTAFTNPRTINTKHKIDPRKWADLLAKIREKTSPKNSSIHIGTPRKSLQMVNEDHQGSIDNNESSSGDSGPREESNTFSTPHQTDVYHTHANTPYIEGQNNNIYQTAAPELHTSSDEVAYISNPTSGPHYVMTEVNVSEGGHVSTISAINNQVYSGSVIKPKSETENEVNLSGKTGVQTQIGGFDSGQLESTSFSTTSTSSISPRAPPSSTQSMAKDHWSSRRRFGGRRRIKFRRPFSNLSSRRTSTAATATMNADRTQSAENTMIHLATANIYSTSPAESTSVSPTIPVTARMSEYPTTTHMYLTTLTEGMPSTYHIYPTVQWELTNAINEEDTVSLPVEKTGSEIHQVKASNFLQIQEMTSSRSHPMSTTSATVVSGFENEDITSLEEEEGESITSAEEIDEYMVPMSETPTSRLGAETAPLTTARQEFTSMLSTALPKANKEMDPTEIGFTLDADVLNLPESHFRDTLEATSTRENVTSIEESIVTSMPHDYPLSQPNQNIIEEESVYNKVSFSSTTESMISVGTQTESLATNSQMPTHTTHNETNVINFLQPNLISKVDQRERLVHELDHPLIDSTTSLNTSPTITLPATTVMIPITTQLIRIMTPFTTVSTTAALYSTTTTTTSTTPTPALKLIPRYPLPDNRIPFYSKNPGTNYIDSRHRGRIPSPNHRYPYYHNRNPSVNMRPNILRILSMTTSSVDLNSVNIIKSTKAPKTWTTTARSADSGPTTTSSKTQPNNQIQIHQSMNRQSGAVLSSQGSQTPPVLQMRPRITAAKLHTVTVNAGTDVKLPCDSVGEPKPFLTWTKVSTGAIMSTNTRIQRFEVQSNGTFVIHNVQLQDRGQYLCSARNLHGIDKMMVTLVVLAHAPRMMLPRHQDVTVFLGDIALLECQAQGLPIPNISWVLPDRSMVRTVSDSEQKVMLFTNGTLQVKHTNYLDKGVYKCIASNAAGADMLSVRLQIAALPPTIQEQRWENHTVSDGQSAFIHCTAKGSPSPAIRWVTFTGTQLRPSQFVNSNLFVFPNGTLFIRSPTEKDSGNYECVAVNSVGVAKRSVNLQVRRNSTTARILSTSAHNTVVRYGGQLSLNCSATGSPNPRIIWRTPSKKLVDAYYSFDRRMKVFVNGTLTIASVTEKDEGDYLCVARNKMGDDYVLLKVNVMMKAAKIDHKSLSDRKVSYGGELKVDCVASGFPNPEITWSLPDGTMVNSILQSDDNWVRTKRYVMFDNGTLYLNEVGMKEEGDYTCYAENRIGKDEMKVHIKVLADAPIIRNNAYSVIKVPYGETAILNCSAKGEPTPTITWSSPTQRVIVPVSDKYQVTNDGTLHIQKIQRFHTGNYTCSARNVMGMDKKVVYVEVLMSSPVINGFESPGIIHKTVVKDQRVLLDCKASGNPLPRIMWVFPNNIVLPAPHYGSRITVHLNGTLDIHSTRISDSVTLLCIARNEAGETKLQVQLEVTEDVEKPRLRSPPTESVLLTNGISVSLNCSVEGRPTPEITWILPNGTSLLSGTSIFRFNHRFDGTLVIREPTVSEVGQYRCVGRNSAGYVERTVTLEPNRKPDIVNQYSSLVSIINGENLQLNCLSAGHPFPKLTWTLPNGVVLTRPQATGRYAVLNNGTLTVQRTSVYDRGMYVCQTVNEHGSSSLSVSVIVIAYPPRITSGPAPVTYARPGVAVQLNCIPLATPKAEVVWEMPDGLQLKVGVQPRLYGNKYLHPQGSLVIQNPSSRDNGVYKCTAKNVVGSDSRSTYVYVF